One region of Purpureocillium takamizusanense chromosome 4, complete sequence genomic DNA includes:
- a CDS encoding uncharacterized protein (TransMembrane:6 (o6-25i37-57o69-87i133-155o161-180i192-210o)~COG:S~EggNog:ENOG503NXA6), whose protein sequence is MSWLTNCTGYIAPLFIIMSPILSYGDQALSMHRTKSSAGFSLDIPLIMLVASFFRIFYWPGARFDTSLLVQSLIMVAMQLVLLKIALDHRPAPSSKGGEGSLPFSSVQHDGFLSAQRPYSFWQWRSHKPYWQFLVYLLAGLVVCELILAPLPPLYSTYSMLIGYIGLSVEATLPIPQLLANLQSKSCKGFRLSLLVAWIGGDAMKVFWFFTATTEIPVAFKVCGLFQAACDCLLGVQYLMYGEGEEETIKEHPMEEGQWSSAYKPGHNRPHSRSLSPSRRPGLFSDSEVD, encoded by the exons ATGAGCTGGCTCACCAATTGTACGGGCTACATTGCCCCGTTGTTCATCATCATGTCGCCCATCCTCTCGTACGGCGACCAGGCGCTCTCGATGCACCGCACCAAGTCCAGCGCTGGCTTCTCCCTCGACATCCCCCTCATCatgctcgtcgcctccttCTTCAG AATCTTTTACTGGCCCGGCGCCCGGTTCGATACGAGCTTGCTAGTGCAGTCACTCATCATGGTAGCAatgcagctcgtcctcctcaAGATAGCACTCGACCACCGGCCCGCACCGTCatccaagggcggcgagggcagcctGCCATTCTCGAGCGTGCAGCATGATGGCTTCCTCAGCGCACAGCGGCCATACAGCTTCTGGCAGTGGCGGTCGCACAAGCC ATACTGGCAGTTCCTTGTCTacctcctcgccgggcttgTTGTATGCGAACTGATCCTAGCCCCCCTGCCTCCGCTGTACTCGACGTATTCGATGTTGATCGGATACATCGGCCTCTCGGTCGAGGCCACCCTGCCGATCCCACAGCTGCTCGCCAACTTGCAGTCCAAGTCGTGCAAGGGCTTCCGGCTGTCGCTGCTCGTGGCGTGgattggcggcgacgccatgaaGGTGTTTTGGTTCTttacggcgacgacggaaaTTCCGGTGGCCTTCAAGGTGTGCGGACTGTTCCAGGCGGCGTGCGACTGCCTGCTGGGCGTACAGTACTTGATgtacggcgagggcgaggaggagacgatCAAGGAGCACCCAATGGAGGAGGGCCAGTGGTCGAGCGCATACAAGCCGGGCCACAACCGGCCGCACAGCCGGAgcctgtcgccgtcgcggcggccaggtctGTTCAGCGACTCCGAGGTGGACTAG